From one uncultured Bacteroides sp. genomic stretch:
- a CDS encoding transketolase, which translates to MNDSKLMNRAANNVRILAASMVEKANSGHPGGAMGGADFINVLFSEFLEYDPENPRWEGRDRFFLDPGHMSPMLYSILALTGKYTLDELSQFRQWGSPTPGHPEVDIMRGVENTSGPLGQGHTYAVGAAIAAKFLHARFGEVMGQTIYTFISDGGIQEEISQGAGRLAGHLGLDNLIMFYDSNDIQLSTGTNAVTSEDAAKKYEAWNWNVIKINGNDPDEIRKALTAAKEEKARPTIIIGKTIMGKGAVTANHESFERKCSTHGQPLSASGACYDETIKNLGGDPADAFKIFPEVAELYAKRAAELKKIAAAKQAAKAEWAKANPELAAKLELFFSGKAPKVDWAGIKQKANDATRGASATVLGALATQVENMICSSADLSNSDKTDGFLKKTHAFTKEDFSGAFLQAGVSELTMACVCIGMALHGGVIPACGTFFVFSDYMKPAVRMAALMEVPVKFIWTHDAFRVGEDGPTHEPVEQEAQIRLMEKLKNHSGHNSMLVLRPADAEETTEAWKLAMENTSTPTGLIFSRQNIANLPAGTNYADTAKGAYIVAGADQNPDVVLIASGSEVSTLVAGAELLRKDGIKLRIVSVPSEGLFRSQSKEYQESIIPAGAKVFGLTAGLPVNLEGLAGANGKVFGLESFGFSAPYKTLDEKLGFTAQNVYNQVKAMLSFYHINKMN; encoded by the coding sequence ATGAACGATAGTAAACTAATGAATCGCGCCGCAAATAATGTGCGAATTTTAGCAGCTTCTATGGTAGAAAAAGCAAATTCCGGACACCCGGGAGGTGCCATGGGAGGTGCAGACTTTATAAACGTACTTTTCTCCGAGTTTCTTGAATATGATCCTGAAAACCCTCGTTGGGAAGGTCGTGACCGCTTCTTTCTTGATCCGGGACACATGTCTCCCATGCTGTATTCTATCCTGGCTCTGACAGGTAAATATACACTGGATGAATTATCACAATTCCGTCAATGGGGAAGTCCTACTCCGGGTCACCCTGAAGTAGATATCATGCGTGGAGTAGAGAACACTTCCGGCCCATTGGGACAAGGACATACTTATGCTGTTGGTGCTGCTATAGCAGCCAAATTCCTTCATGCTCGCTTCGGCGAAGTAATGGGACAAACTATTTATACTTTTATCTCTGACGGAGGTATTCAGGAAGAAATTTCTCAGGGCGCAGGTCGTCTGGCCGGACACCTTGGACTTGACAACCTGATTATGTTCTATGACTCAAATGACATTCAGCTTTCTACAGGAACCAATGCCGTAACCAGCGAAGACGCTGCTAAGAAATACGAAGCATGGAACTGGAATGTTATTAAAATCAATGGTAATGATCCAGATGAAATCCGTAAGGCTCTTACTGCTGCTAAAGAAGAAAAAGCACGTCCTACCATTATCATTGGTAAAACCATTATGGGTAAAGGCGCCGTTACAGCCAACCACGAAAGCTTTGAGCGCAAATGCTCTACTCATGGCCAGCCATTGAGTGCCAGCGGTGCTTGTTACGATGAAACTATTAAAAACCTGGGAGGTGATCCTGCAGACGCTTTCAAAATATTCCCTGAAGTTGCAGAGCTTTATGCTAAACGTGCAGCTGAATTGAAAAAAATCGCTGCTGCCAAACAGGCTGCTAAAGCAGAATGGGCTAAAGCTAACCCTGAACTAGCTGCTAAACTGGAACTATTCTTCTCTGGCAAAGCTCCTAAAGTAGACTGGGCTGGTATCAAACAAAAAGCAAATGACGCTACACGTGGTGCTTCTGCTACTGTTCTTGGTGCACTGGCTACTCAGGTAGAAAACATGATCTGTTCTTCTGCCGACTTATCCAACTCTGATAAGACTGACGGATTCCTGAAAAAGACTCATGCCTTTACAAAAGAAGATTTCAGCGGTGCTTTCTTACAGGCTGGTGTATCTGAATTGACTATGGCATGTGTTTGCATCGGTATGGCTCTTCACGGAGGTGTAATTCCGGCTTGCGGAACCTTCTTTGTATTCTCTGACTACATGAAACCGGCTGTACGTATGGCTGCTTTGATGGAAGTTCCTGTTAAGTTTATCTGGACACACGATGCATTCCGTGTAGGTGAAGACGGACCTACTCACGAACCTGTAGAACAGGAAGCTCAGATCCGTTTGATGGAAAAACTTAAAAACCACAGCGGACACAATTCAATGCTGGTTCTTCGTCCTGCTGATGCAGAAGAAACTACAGAAGCATGGAAACTGGCAATGGAAAATACATCAACTCCGACAGGATTGATTTTCTCCCGTCAGAATATTGCCAATCTTCCTGCAGGAACAAACTATGCTGATACTGCAAAGGGTGCATATATTGTAGCTGGAGCGGATCAGAATCCGGATGTTGTTCTTATCGCTTCAGGTTCTGAAGTTTCAACACTTGTTGCCGGAGCTGAATTGCTTCGCAAGGATGGTATTAAACTTCGCATTGTGTCTGTTCCGTCTGAAGGATTGTTCCGCAGCCAGAGCAAGGAATATCAGGAATCAATAATCCCGGCAGGAGCCAAAGTATTTGGTCTTACCGCAGGTCTTCCTGTTAACCTCGAAGGTTTGGCCGGAGCCAACGGTAAGGTATTTGGTCTGGAATCTTTCGGATTCTCTGCTCCTTACAAAACCCTTGACGAAAAACTTGGTTTCACCGCTCAGAATGTGTACAATCAGGTTAAGGCAATGTTATCATTTTATCATATCAATAAAATGAATTAA
- a CDS encoding alpha-amylase family glycosyl hydrolase, whose protein sequence is MKSLQKFIATVFLFAVVATVNARQTSSQTPTPAWLKTAVFYQIYPQSFKDTNNDGIGDLQGIIDKLDYINWLGCNTIWINPCFESAYKDAGYDVIDYYKVGKRYGTNEDMKRLFDKAHKRHIRVLLDLVPGHTSIESSWFKSSQQKDRNEYTDRYIWTNDSTIKPKKFVSGHFERNGVFMKNFFDCQPALNYGFGKPDPNNLWEQPVTAEGPQKNKKEIMKIIDFWMSIGCDGFRVDMAPSLIKNDPGWVETDKFWNDIMKNMRKKYPEIVLLPEWGHPSESNKAGFPIDFIFQTSASGYQELFYNIKMKSRAMEDCYFDLNGKGDSQKFSDYLVSQLDAIRNSGYICVPTTNHDRQRPCCGPRNTVPQLKAVMTLLLTLPTVPLIYYGDEIGMKFQEEAPVKEGSVTVINRAGSRTPMQWNNGKNAGFSDCLPEKLYLPVDSSPNYPNVQSEKNDPESLLSFTRMMIQLKKSHDALKANGEIRFLSSGKEIYPLVYERKSDKETLIVVINPSNQHRQISIKNYGKSKHVKPIIQTISCKMSLEKEILKIESAPVSYGIYRVF, encoded by the coding sequence ATGAAATCGTTACAGAAATTTATAGCCACAGTATTTCTGTTTGCTGTAGTTGCAACAGTAAATGCTCGTCAGACCAGCTCTCAAACGCCTACTCCTGCATGGTTAAAGACTGCTGTATTCTATCAAATATATCCTCAAAGCTTCAAGGATACAAACAATGATGGAATAGGAGACCTTCAAGGAATCATAGATAAATTAGATTATATAAATTGGCTTGGCTGTAATACAATATGGATAAATCCATGTTTTGAATCAGCTTATAAAGACGCTGGATATGATGTGATAGATTATTATAAAGTGGGTAAACGTTATGGAACAAACGAAGATATGAAAAGACTTTTTGATAAAGCACACAAACGCCATATCAGAGTCCTTTTAGATTTGGTTCCAGGGCATACTTCTATTGAATCCTCTTGGTTTAAGTCTTCTCAGCAGAAGGATAGGAATGAATATACTGATAGATATATCTGGACGAATGATAGTACTATAAAACCTAAAAAGTTTGTATCTGGCCATTTTGAAAGGAACGGGGTATTTATGAAGAACTTTTTTGACTGTCAACCAGCATTAAACTATGGCTTTGGAAAACCAGATCCTAATAATCTTTGGGAACAACCTGTTACAGCTGAAGGGCCTCAGAAGAATAAGAAAGAGATTATGAAGATAATTGATTTCTGGATGAGTATAGGATGTGATGGTTTTAGAGTTGATATGGCTCCTTCACTTATAAAAAATGATCCGGGATGGGTTGAAACAGATAAATTCTGGAATGATATTATGAAAAATATGCGTAAGAAGTATCCGGAAATAGTATTGTTGCCGGAATGGGGACATCCCAGTGAATCTAATAAAGCAGGATTCCCGATTGACTTCATATTTCAAACTTCTGCAAGTGGATATCAGGAATTATTTTATAATATAAAGATGAAATCAAGGGCAATGGAAGATTGCTATTTTGATTTAAATGGGAAAGGTGATTCCCAAAAGTTTTCAGATTATTTGGTTAGTCAATTAGATGCTATCAGAAATAGCGGATATATTTGTGTGCCTACAACTAATCATGATCGTCAGCGCCCTTGCTGCGGTCCTCGTAATACAGTTCCTCAGTTAAAAGCCGTCATGACTTTGTTGCTTACTCTTCCTACTGTGCCATTGATTTATTATGGAGATGAGATAGGTATGAAGTTTCAGGAAGAAGCTCCCGTGAAGGAAGGTAGTGTGACAGTTATTAACCGTGCAGGAAGTAGAACTCCAATGCAATGGAATAATGGCAAAAATGCAGGCTTTTCTGATTGTCTGCCAGAGAAACTATATTTGCCGGTAGATTCCAGCCCCAATTATCCGAATGTACAAAGTGAAAAGAATGATCCTGAATCACTTCTGTCATTTACCAGGATGATGATACAACTAAAAAAATCACATGATGCTTTGAAAGCGAACGGTGAGATTAGGTTTCTTTCATCGGGAAAAGAGATCTATCCTTTGGTCTACGAAAGAAAATCTGACAAAGAAACTTTAATTGTAGTAATTAATCCATCGAATCAACATAGACAAATATCGATTAAAAACTATGGTAAATCAAAGCACGTTAAACCAATTATTCAGACTATATCTTGTAAGATGTCTTTAGAAAAAGAAATTCTGAAGATTGAATCTGCTCCGGTTTCATATGGTATCTATAGAGTTTTTTAA
- a CDS encoding metallophosphoesterase family protein: MKKSVIILLCLLAQILQAKENFQILYGPYLQNMSENEVTILWKTNRRAISWVEIAPQSGQHFYAEEHPRIYQTSFGKKVISKLHKVRITGLSKGTTYKYRICSQEVIKQEERYVQYGKTASSIVLHKEPLTFTTLDNEKASVKFWMVNDIHAQNEILHKLVGDIKDKADFVVFNGDMLSDIRSEKHIFNGFMNEAIKSFASEIPFFYCRGNHENRGQFSTEFINYFPTNTGMPYYTFRQGPAFFIVLDSGEDKPDNDIAYYGLSDFESYLKQEVAWLKNIVLSRDFKEAPYKIVFVHIPPVGMSWYGSLLVKKQFVPILNDTGIDLMLCAHFHRYLYNEKGQDECNFPIIVNSNIDVTKVNVDNSGIALEIQDTLGVKIKQFHFKR; this comes from the coding sequence ATGAAAAAGTCTGTTATTATTTTATTGTGCCTATTAGCTCAAATATTACAAGCTAAAGAAAACTTTCAGATATTGTATGGGCCTTATTTACAAAATATGAGTGAAAATGAGGTCACTATTTTGTGGAAGACGAATAGAAGAGCAATCTCGTGGGTTGAAATTGCTCCACAAAGTGGTCAACACTTTTATGCAGAAGAACATCCTCGTATATATCAAACCAGTTTTGGAAAGAAGGTGATTAGCAAATTGCATAAAGTAAGGATTACAGGTCTGAGTAAAGGTACTACGTATAAATACCGTATTTGCTCGCAAGAAGTTATTAAACAGGAAGAACGGTATGTGCAATATGGAAAAACAGCATCGAGTATAGTTCTTCATAAGGAGCCATTAACATTTACAACATTAGATAATGAAAAAGCATCTGTCAAATTCTGGATGGTAAATGATATTCATGCACAGAACGAGATCTTGCATAAATTAGTTGGGGATATCAAAGATAAGGCTGATTTTGTAGTATTTAATGGGGATATGTTAAGTGATATACGCTCAGAAAAGCATATTTTTAATGGGTTTATGAATGAAGCGATTAAATCCTTTGCTTCAGAAATACCTTTTTTCTATTGCAGAGGAAATCATGAGAACCGTGGTCAGTTCTCAACGGAATTCATTAATTACTTTCCAACAAATACAGGGATGCCTTATTATACGTTTCGTCAAGGTCCTGCCTTTTTTATTGTTTTGGATAGTGGTGAAGATAAACCTGATAATGATATAGCTTATTATGGTTTATCTGATTTTGAATCATATCTAAAGCAGGAAGTGGCTTGGCTGAAGAATATTGTTTTAAGCCGTGATTTTAAAGAGGCGCCATATAAGATTGTTTTTGTCCATATACCACCTGTTGGGATGTCATGGTATGGATCCTTACTGGTAAAAAAGCAATTTGTTCCCATTTTGAATGATACAGGGATTGATTTAATGCTTTGTGCTCATTTTCACAGGTACTTGTATAATGAGAAAGGTCAGGATGAATGTAACTTCCCCATTATTGTCAATTCTAATATAGATGTTACAAAAGTAAATGTGGACAATTCTGGCATTGCATTAGAAATTCAAGATACATTAGGGGTGAAAATAAAACAGTTTCATTTTAAAAGATGA
- a CDS encoding DEAD/DEAH box helicase, with protein sequence MLKIIVGLTRHLNLGTLLIPYLIKKESEEIIQVEEQATSLSLSDNSLTESEKEIIRLSLCYSEKNLMTVYSKEKTVSGFLRKLTEEKLKENIRPYIDKKQQEIIQLIRLHNIPLYYKELGKKVLYNHSRIRLIKEDAEVFFQFELTEHSFRYSITCQAEGKPISLTDKKPVIILTNQPACIMAKDELLTFRDIEASRLMPFFNKKSVEVPASMTGKYMEQIVLPAVERFQVEASGFDIMEEPMQQKAELSIEKSVLQQPLLKLRFCYNDNSFTPEEISQKRYARIEECDGRYRIIYYNRDYCWEELCIEQLKEWGLKQVSGSQFLLSEDTPEKSLIRWINIHKDLLQKRFELNSSESGSNYYLGEISLKQEISVKPDWFDIHIEVQIGDYHFPFFNFKKHIIKGNREFILPDGKIALLPEEWFEKYSELLALGIRQPEGIRLQKAHFKLLDELEEDRFSKELKTLRLEYKGKREYPVPPRIKATLRSYQKEGFLWMVHLRENSFGGCLADDMGLGKTLQTITMLQHLYNPSEPIVRETTPLSAPVYYADKSGQLSLFNDEQTNEFTATAQPTEESRQNNEAMVIKETEIIAPGATGNNTTPEEASVSATEKYKATESLPASLVIVPTSLLHNWIKEIKKFSSLSCYEYSGTGRLRSKGIKRIFNHYNVILTTYGVLRNDIELLEDYPFECVILDESQVIKNPDSVTYHSVIRLKSRYRLVLTGTPIENSLKDLWAQFNFINPGMLGSSESFRDYFITPITKEGNTRMEARLQQLIKPFFLRRTKEQVAPELPSLTEEVRYCEMSPEQEAIYKKEKNILRNTLMDISSKEGLQKNSFVALQGMTRLRLMANHPRMLMPDYNFSSGKMEQILEAYEMLMSEGHKVLIFSSFVKYLHLLGEAFDRNGWRYALLTGQTTDREKEIARFSNEKNIYAFLISLKAGGVGLNLTEADYVFIIDPWWNPAAEMQAVSRAHRIGQTKQVIVYRFITSDSIEEKIIKLQEKKSKLANSFITSNNPLKTFNDKEWKEFFNIL encoded by the coding sequence ATGTTGAAAATAATAGTAGGTCTTACCCGCCATCTGAATCTAGGCACACTTTTGATTCCTTACCTTATTAAAAAAGAGTCGGAAGAAATTATACAGGTGGAGGAACAGGCAACCTCTCTTTCACTGTCTGATAACTCTCTGACAGAATCTGAAAAAGAGATTATACGGCTGTCACTTTGTTATTCTGAAAAGAATCTGATGACAGTCTATTCGAAAGAGAAAACGGTATCGGGATTTCTTCGCAAACTAACAGAAGAGAAACTCAAAGAAAATATTCGTCCTTATATTGACAAAAAACAACAGGAAATAATCCAGCTGATACGTCTCCATAATATTCCACTATACTATAAAGAATTAGGGAAGAAAGTACTCTACAATCACAGCCGGATTAGACTGATAAAAGAAGATGCCGAAGTATTCTTTCAATTTGAGTTAACGGAACATTCTTTCCGTTATTCCATAACCTGCCAGGCAGAAGGAAAACCGATCAGTCTGACAGATAAGAAACCTGTTATCATCCTCACCAATCAACCAGCCTGTATTATGGCCAAAGATGAGTTGCTGACGTTCCGGGATATCGAGGCTTCCCGTCTGATGCCTTTCTTTAACAAGAAGTCAGTGGAAGTTCCTGCATCAATGACGGGGAAATATATGGAACAGATTGTACTACCTGCAGTAGAACGTTTTCAGGTAGAAGCTTCCGGTTTTGATATCATGGAAGAACCGATGCAACAAAAAGCAGAACTATCCATCGAGAAGTCTGTGTTGCAACAACCGTTGCTAAAACTCCGGTTCTGCTACAATGACAACAGTTTCACCCCAGAAGAGATCAGTCAGAAGAGGTATGCAAGAATAGAAGAATGTGATGGCAGATATAGGATCATTTACTATAACAGAGACTACTGCTGGGAAGAACTATGTATTGAACAACTGAAAGAATGGGGATTGAAACAGGTTAGCGGTTCACAGTTCCTTTTATCAGAAGATACACCGGAAAAGAGTCTTATCCGATGGATTAACATTCATAAAGATCTGCTTCAAAAGAGATTTGAACTAAACAGCTCTGAATCCGGTTCAAATTATTACCTGGGAGAGATATCTCTGAAACAGGAGATCAGTGTAAAACCCGACTGGTTTGATATTCATATCGAGGTACAGATTGGTGATTACCATTTTCCTTTCTTCAATTTCAAAAAACACATTATCAAGGGAAACCGGGAATTTATACTTCCCGATGGCAAAATAGCCCTGCTTCCAGAGGAGTGGTTTGAAAAATACAGTGAGTTACTGGCATTGGGAATCAGACAACCGGAAGGTATCAGACTGCAAAAGGCTCATTTTAAGTTACTAGACGAACTGGAAGAGGACAGATTTAGTAAAGAGCTGAAAACATTACGGTTAGAATACAAAGGAAAGAGAGAATACCCTGTACCACCAAGAATAAAAGCCACTCTTCGCTCCTATCAGAAAGAGGGATTCTTATGGATGGTTCATCTGAGAGAAAATAGTTTCGGAGGATGCCTGGCAGATGATATGGGACTAGGAAAGACTTTACAAACTATTACCATGCTTCAGCATTTATATAATCCATCAGAGCCAATAGTCCGGGAAACAACTCCCCTTTCTGCCCCAGTTTATTATGCTGATAAATCAGGGCAACTCTCTCTCTTCAATGATGAACAGACAAATGAGTTTACCGCCACAGCTCAACCAACTGAAGAATCTCGCCAGAACAATGAAGCAATGGTTATAAAAGAAACTGAGATTATTGCCCCTGGTGCAACAGGAAATAATACCACGCCCGAAGAAGCATCTGTTTCTGCTACCGAAAAGTATAAAGCCACAGAATCTCTTCCGGCTTCATTGGTAATTGTTCCCACATCGCTCCTGCACAATTGGATAAAGGAAATAAAAAAGTTCAGTTCACTTAGCTGCTATGAATATTCTGGAACAGGCAGATTGAGGAGTAAAGGCATAAAGCGTATATTCAATCATTACAATGTGATTCTCACTACATACGGCGTACTCAGAAATGACATTGAACTGCTGGAAGATTATCCTTTTGAATGTGTTATACTGGACGAAAGTCAGGTCATCAAGAATCCGGATTCTGTTACATACCATTCGGTTATCCGACTTAAATCCAGATACAGACTAGTGCTCACCGGCACCCCTATCGAGAACTCCCTAAAAGATCTTTGGGCTCAATTTAACTTTATCAACCCAGGAATGCTAGGCAGTTCGGAGAGTTTCCGGGATTATTTTATCACACCTATCACTAAAGAGGGAAATACCCGCATGGAAGCTCGTCTTCAGCAACTTATCAAGCCCTTTTTTCTACGAAGGACCAAAGAACAGGTTGCACCAGAGCTCCCTTCGCTCACAGAAGAGGTGCGATATTGCGAAATGTCACCAGAACAGGAAGCTATTTATAAAAAAGAAAAAAACATTCTACGGAATACACTAATGGATATCAGTAGTAAGGAAGGTCTGCAAAAAAATAGTTTCGTTGCACTGCAAGGAATGACCCGTTTGCGCTTAATGGCCAACCATCCCCGTATGCTAATGCCTGATTACAACTTTTCTTCAGGGAAAATGGAACAGATACTCGAAGCCTATGAAATGCTAATGAGTGAAGGGCACAAAGTGCTTATCTTCTCCTCTTTCGTGAAATACCTTCATTTGCTGGGAGAAGCTTTTGATCGTAACGGATGGCGTTATGCCTTGCTCACCGGACAAACAACAGACCGTGAAAAAGAGATTGCCCGCTTCTCAAATGAAAAAAACATCTATGCCTTCCTAATTTCTTTGAAAGCCGGTGGCGTAGGTCTCAACCTGACAGAGGCGGATTATGTATTTATTATTGACCCCTGGTGGAATCCAGCGGCAGAAATGCAGGCCGTCAGCCGTGCTCACCGTATCGGGCAGACCAAACAAGTGATAGTCTATCGCTTTATCACCAGCGACTCTATTGAAGAGAAAATTATCAAACTGCAGGAAAAGAAGAGTAAGCTGGCAAACAGCTTTATAACCTCCAATAACCCTCTGAAAACATTTAACGATAAAGAATGGAAAGAGTTTTTTAATATTTTATAA
- a CDS encoding calcineurin-like phosphoesterase C-terminal domain-containing protein — protein MKIFFLEKNRRCVTSYLSFLLVLCVSLLSVVALYSCGSSDSAPSDNTTIVITPKSGMDLYGFIGDTEGKPIEGVVVTDGFTCTQTDNKGIYQMKKNNKTTFVYYTAPADYKASAATFYQKISTSKERYDFKLNKLSGSETNFNLICIGDPQVTSNSEVTRFKDETMSDIKKFVDASSKPVYGLCMGDMVGDKPDLQTQMKTIVSSTSMPVFTTIGNHDKVAGTATSEPRNSNVFCSTFGPLNYSFNRGEVHFVCLDDVSYSNSTTYTGGFTSDQVEWLKQDLSYVSKSKMVILYYHIPLRNTTSIVNRNNILELLKGFSEVHLMCGHTHYSENCTVTTPISTYEHIHAAACGAWWHSVINGDGTPNGYAVYEVSGNKITNWYYKGVNFDKSFQIRLHKGNSSFGGTYGYFTYGQKENTIIANIWNADDNWTVNVYEDGVNKGYMTKTTSIDTDAWSQGYHIGVVGRDLDNYSQPAKHLYIYQMSNPSAIIKVEAIDRFGNKYVQDQIINDLTTAGAY, from the coding sequence ATGAAAATTTTTTTTTTAGAAAAAAATAGAAGATGTGTCACCTCCTATTTGAGCTTTCTTTTAGTTTTATGTGTTTCGTTGTTGAGTGTAGTTGCATTATATAGTTGCGGAAGCAGCGATTCTGCTCCTTCAGACAATACGACAATAGTGATAACACCTAAATCAGGTATGGATTTATACGGATTTATCGGCGATACAGAAGGAAAGCCTATAGAAGGAGTTGTTGTAACTGATGGATTTACCTGCACTCAGACAGACAATAAAGGTATATACCAGATGAAGAAAAATAATAAAACCACTTTTGTGTATTATACAGCTCCAGCTGATTATAAAGCTAGTGCTGCCACTTTTTATCAGAAGATATCAACAAGTAAGGAAAGATATGATTTTAAGCTGAATAAATTATCTGGTTCCGAAACAAATTTTAATCTTATCTGCATTGGAGATCCTCAGGTTACAAGCAATAGTGAAGTAACTCGTTTTAAAGATGAAACTATGTCAGATATAAAAAAGTTTGTAGACGCTAGTTCAAAACCGGTTTATGGTTTGTGCATGGGAGACATGGTTGGTGACAAGCCTGATTTACAAACCCAAATGAAGACAATTGTTTCATCAACCAGTATGCCCGTTTTTACAACTATAGGGAATCATGATAAAGTTGCAGGAACTGCAACTAGTGAACCACGAAATAGTAATGTATTTTGTTCAACCTTTGGACCTTTAAATTATTCATTTAACAGGGGAGAGGTCCATTTTGTATGTCTGGATGATGTTTCGTATTCTAATTCAACTACATATACAGGAGGATTCACTAGTGATCAGGTTGAATGGTTGAAACAGGATTTGAGTTATGTTTCTAAATCAAAAATGGTAATATTATACTATCATATACCATTACGTAATACGACTAGTATTGTAAACCGCAATAATATATTGGAATTACTCAAAGGATTCTCAGAGGTGCATTTGATGTGCGGGCATACACATTATAGTGAAAATTGCACTGTTACCACTCCCATATCGACTTATGAGCATATTCATGCTGCTGCATGTGGGGCATGGTGGCATTCTGTAATAAATGGAGATGGAACTCCGAATGGGTATGCTGTATATGAAGTAAGCGGAAATAAAATCACTAATTGGTATTACAAAGGTGTTAATTTCGATAAGAGTTTTCAGATCAGATTACATAAAGGGAATTCAAGCTTTGGAGGAACATATGGTTATTTTACATATGGGCAAAAAGAAAATACCATAATTGCTAATATCTGGAATGCAGATGATAACTGGACGGTGAATGTATATGAAGATGGCGTAAACAAAGGATATATGACAAAAACCACTTCTATAGACACCGATGCATGGTCTCAAGGATATCACATAGGAGTTGTGGGACGTGATCTGGATAATTACAGTCAGCCTGCAAAACATTTATACATATACCAGATGTCTAATCCGAGCGCAATAATAAAAGTTGAAGCAATAGACAGATTCGGAAATAAGTATGTACAAGATCAGATTATTAATGATCTGACTACAGCTGGGGCATATTAA
- the sucC gene encoding ADP-forming succinate--CoA ligase subunit beta, giving the protein MKIHEYQAKKLFSSYGIPVEQHILCHNVDEAVSAYEELNMEKVVLKAQVLTGGRGKAGGVKLVKCKADVMNYAASMFQMKINGLPVNKILVSEAVNIDSEFYLSFSIDRKNRSVVMMLSSEGGVEIEEVAKYTPENIYRINIDPFVGMPDYLARRIAFFLFDDMDLVGQIVQILQNLYQLFIENDASLAEINPLVLTKEGNLVAVDAKMTFDDNALYRQEDICFFSEPTEEEEIELQAKAKGFSYVHLTGDIGCMVNGAGLAMATMDLIKLNEGCPANFLDIGGSSNPKKISEAMRILLQDDRLKVILVNIFGGITRCDDVANGLLKAYEEMRADIPIVVRLTGTNEEEGRALLRNSNFLVAETMNEAIRKAVNQSIKAG; this is encoded by the coding sequence ATGAAAATACACGAATATCAGGCAAAAAAACTTTTTTCATCTTACGGTATTCCCGTAGAGCAACATATCCTTTGTCATAATGTGGATGAAGCCGTCTCGGCTTATGAAGAGTTAAATATGGAGAAAGTAGTGCTTAAGGCACAGGTGCTTACCGGCGGAAGAGGAAAGGCTGGTGGAGTAAAACTTGTAAAATGTAAGGCCGATGTTATGAATTATGCTGCTTCAATGTTTCAAATGAAAATTAACGGTTTACCAGTCAATAAAATATTAGTAAGCGAGGCAGTTAATATTGATTCGGAATTTTATCTGAGCTTTAGTATTGATAGGAAAAACCGGTCGGTTGTTATGATGTTAAGTTCTGAGGGAGGAGTAGAGATTGAGGAAGTGGCTAAATATACTCCAGAGAATATTTACCGGATTAACATTGATCCTTTTGTTGGAATGCCTGATTATCTGGCCAGAAGAATTGCTTTCTTTTTATTTGATGATATGGATCTGGTTGGTCAGATAGTGCAGATCCTGCAAAACCTTTATCAGTTGTTTATTGAAAACGATGCGTCACTTGCAGAAATCAATCCGTTAGTGCTGACAAAAGAGGGAAACCTGGTAGCTGTCGATGCAAAGATGACTTTCGATGATAATGCACTATATCGTCAGGAAGATATTTGTTTCTTTTCTGAACCCACAGAAGAGGAAGAAATAGAGCTGCAGGCAAAAGCCAAGGGATTCAGTTATGTGCATCTTACCGGTGATATAGGTTGTATGGTAAATGGAGCCGGGCTGGCTATGGCAACAATGGATCTGATAAAACTCAATGAAGGCTGTCCTGCCAATTTTCTGGATATTGGCGGTAGTTCGAATCCTAAAAAAATATCTGAAGCAATGAGAATCTTGTTGCAGGACGATAGGCTGAAGGTGATCCTGGTGAATATATTCGGAGGAATTACTCGCTGCGACGATGTGGCTAATGGCTTGTTGAAAGCTTATGAAGAGATGCGTGCTGATATTCCAATAGTTGTGCGTCTTACTGGCACTAATGAGGAAGAAGGCCGGGCATTACTCCGCAATTCTAACTTTCTGGTAGCTGAGACTATGAATGAAGCAATCCGAAAAGCTGTAAATCAATCAATAAAAGCAGGTTAA